The Alnus glutinosa chromosome 1, dhAlnGlut1.1, whole genome shotgun sequence region ctggttaagAAGCATTCGTGTATAGGTATATGTTAAAGTACaaggtacgatcgctgcatGGAGGTATGCGAATGTTattgctttgttactagctttatcttctgaatagtgaaattcatgggtttggctgcatcagagtgatttttctcttaattaagtttcaaattcgttaacaaaatatccgtcttatttaaatttcgctttagatattttgttacacattgttcacacaaacacgataaattagaagtccttatttttcaaaatgtgTAGCTAAAAGGATTTGCATAATTGTAAAGTTAAGTTTGCGATTCCCTAGGGTCAGGCAGCCAATGATAACACAAAATAAATTCAGATAAATCCTTTCCTGTTTCCCTGATTATCTCGTATGAATTGACCCGGTCTTCTGCGAACAAATAATCACCGAGTCCTCCTCTTCCCCCCTCcctagaaaataaaagacagtaTCACCCAAGTGAATGCTTTTATAATATATGTCAGTTGGCTTCCCTCTTAATTTTGAGCGTGTTGAAAATGAGTTCTCCAAACTTGTAGTAGTTGACCCATCATGTTGGTCAAAAGTTAAGAAACATTCAAATACAGTTCCCAGACTTTTAGTAATTCAACTCAAGTGAGCTCCACCTAGTATAATTGTCTTTTCCCGATAAAAGAATTGAACTACAGTTAACTCCCTTCTTATCCATGAGTTTATGCATGGACGCATGTATTTAAAAGCAAACAGTAGCATCCACTAAACTATCTATTTATTTGTCACAGCAAGATGGGCATTGGCTTTGGGCTCAATTGCTGTGAACAAAAACATTATGCGGCTCCCTGAGATGTGTCGTGCATTATTTCAACATTTTGAAATCGCTAAACAAAACACAACTATTGGGATTCGTCAATTTGAGTCATTCACTCtccagaaaagaaaacaatgtaTGCCATCAAATTCAACATGTCTTACTAATTTCCTCAACCACCAAAAACTTAGTTAGTCCCCAACCCAAAACAATCCAATCAAACAAATTAAGTTAACATTGGTGAACTTGTGAAAACCTAGAGAGAACGCAATTGTAAACACCAATTCCAGAGTAAACAGAACTCCTAATCTAATAAAccaaaagtataaaatttagTCCAAATCAACCCACATGTCAAAACAGCTAATAATACCAACACTTCAAAAATTCATTGACAAAGAAACCAATGAGCACATAAAAACAAATGCAATACCTTGAAGAGGTTTACTCTCCGATTCCGACATCACCGTCGAGCTACCGCCTTGCGACTCCGCCGACCCCTGAGAACTCGGTCGCCCAAACCCCTGCAATCCCAAGAAACTAGACTTCCCTTTCGCCACCGCCTCGACTACTCCTCCCAGAACCGCCTGCCTCTCCGCCGCAGCCAAAGTGGGCATACCAAGAGGCGGCACCACCATCGAAACAAACCTATCGGCCACTGCAAACTGCTGCTTATCTCGCAAATTCAATCCCGCTGGACCTTGAATTTCCttcctttcttcctctttttctgcCTTGGAGCTTCTCTGTTTCTCACACCGCCTTCGCTTCGCCACCATTCGCCGCAATGTCTGTAACTCCTTCCTCTTCCGCCACGCCGCCTCTGTCTCCGTCGGAAGCGAGGAGGTCCTCGTGAGTGTCGTGTACGACATAGGCCTCTGGGTTAACGACTCGTCGTCTCGAACCACCGGTATTGTTCCCGCTACGGACGACGACCGGATTAGCTTCTTTGCGCTCCTGTCTACCCCGAATCGACCACCCAGTGAGAGCCCGAGATTTAGCTCAATCTCCTCTGAAACTTCACTGGGTGTCGCGTGCTCGGATTCCTGCGTACTGCTGCACACAAATCTCTGCAATAGATCTCTTGGGTACTTGTCTATTCGCGGAGAAAGATTTTCCATTGCTTTGCTTCTAGCTTCATTAGCTTCACCCATGTTtcacaaaacagaaaaaagctAAGAAAGCTAAACCATACGCTTCAGCAACTGTCTCTTTGCAGCTTTAAGATAGCAACTCCACGATCCGGCTCAGCTAAACCCATGATTATTATCAAAACAGAAACGTATTCCGAATATTTGTGCTGTTAATGAACAAATTCAagttaaaaaaaggaaattaaaaaaaaaaaaaaagaaaaaaaaaaaagaaattgggtAGAAAACTATGAAGAATAAAGCAGAGAGAAATACAGAGCATAGATTGACGAAGAGGaaacagagaaaacaaaagcGGAAACAGAGATGTACCTGAAGACGGCCAAGTGGCGACCATGAGAGGGCTCCAGAGCGAAACGTGGTCCTCCTGAcacaattattttcttttcgtCATCTTCTTGGTGTCCCCACCAGCAACTTGTCTTTGTGGGAACATGGAACACGTGTCGTAAGACAGAGCAAAGCAGGGACAACAGGGCACG contains the following coding sequences:
- the LOC133869591 gene encoding ninja-family protein AFP3 produces the protein MGEANEARSKAMENLSPRIDKYPRDLLQRFVCSSTQESEHATPSEVSEEIELNLGLSLGGRFGVDRSAKKLIRSSSVAGTIPVVRDDESLTQRPMSYTTLTRTSSLPTETEAAWRKRKELQTLRRMVAKRRRCEKQRSSKAEKEEERKEIQGPAGLNLRDKQQFAVADRFVSMVVPPLGMPTLAAAERQAVLGGVVEAVAKGKSSFLGLQGFGRPSSQGSAESQGGSSTVMSESESKPLQGSGCYGEARSPASDHSLQERINQEASVSSGTKNSENPCRTSRAEMENLSKKPDHAENRGKEIGMNAMEDMPCVFTKGDGPSGRRIEGILYRYGKGEQVRIMCVCHGSFHSPAEFVKHAGGGDVAHPLKHIVVNPSSTSFL